In one Melopsittacus undulatus isolate bMelUnd1 chromosome 4, bMelUnd1.mat.Z, whole genome shotgun sequence genomic region, the following are encoded:
- the EXOSC3 gene encoding exosome complex component RRP40, whose amino-acid sequence MAARGGVAVEERVGQVVLPGDVLVVPAHPDEDGERLRLGAPPAPHTRLLCGPGLRRCDAGLLVTKCGLLRHRQAAGGAYWVDSQQKRYVPIKGDHAIGIVTAKAGDVFKLDVGGSEQASLSYLAFEGATKRNRPNVQVGDLIYGQFVVANKDMEPEMVCVDSSGRSSGMGIIGQDGFLFKVSLGLIRKLLAPKSEIIQELSQLYPFEMVLGMNGRIWVKARTVQQTLIIVNILEACEYMTAEQRKQAFAKLSGN is encoded by the exons ATGGCGGCTCGTGGTGGTGTGGCGGTGGAGGAGCGTGTGGGGCAGGTGGTGCTGCCCGGGGACGTGTTGGTTGTCCCTGCTCACCCTGACGAGGACGGGGAGCGGCTGCGGCTGGGCGCTCCCCCGGCCCCGCACACCAGGCTGCTCTGCGGGCCGGGCCTGCGGCGGTGCGACGCGGGGCTGCTGGTGACCAAATGCGGCCTGCTGCGGCACCGCCAGGCCGCCGGTGGGGCCTACTGGGTGGACTCGCAGCAGAAGCGG TATGTTCCGATCAAAGGCGACCACGCAATAGGAATAGTGACGGCCAAAGCGGGGGACGTGTTTAAGTTGGACGTCGGTGGGAGCGAGCAGGCGTCTCTGTCCTACTTGGCCTTTGAAGGCGCCACGAAGAGGAATAGGCCGAACGTGCAG GTGGGAGATCTTATTTATGGTCAGTTCGTTGTAGCAAATAAAGACATGGAACCAGAGATGGTCTGTGTAGACAGCAGTGGAAGATCAAGTGGAATGGGAATAATTGGACAAGATGGCTTTCTCTTTAAAGTTTCCTTAGGTCTAATAAGGAA ACTCTTGGCTCCCaaatctgaaataattcagGAATTGTCACAATTGTACCCATttgagatggtgctgggaatgaATGGAAGAATATGGGTAAAAGCAAGAACAGTTCAACAGACTTTAATTATAGTAAATATTTTGGAAGCCTGTGAGTATATGACtgcagaacagagaaaacaagcatttgCCAAATTGTCAGggaattaa
- the LOC101867771 gene encoding DPY30 domain-containing protein 1 isoform X1, translating into MESQYLKRCLGSCLRKGLAEVAEHQPADPIEYLAHWIYNYRRVLDEEKKIVLERIELEREAEVAQIELEMLQKVKEEELVIQQKLGQHQVQLEQERKELELQYEEDKMPLQQEDQEENNEKMIAEFTDRAGVSNLTSVEELDENEQLESTTEAEQESSQLI; encoded by the exons ATGGAGTCTCAGTATCTGAAGAGATGCCTGGGGAGTTGCTTGAGAAAGGGACTGGCAGAGGTTGCAGAACATCAGCCCGCAGATCCAATTGAATATCTGGCACACTGGATTTACAATTATAGAAGAGTtttagatgaagaaaaaaag ATAGTGTTGGAGAGGATTGAGCTGGAACGGGAAGCAGAGGTGGCCCAGATTGAACTCGAAATGTTACAAAAAGTGAAGGAAGAAGAACTAGTGATCCAGCAGAAACTTGGACAACATCAG GTTCAGCTGGAACAAGAGCGCAAGGAGTTGGAGCTGCAGTATGAAGAAGACAAAATGCCATTGCAGCAGGAAGATCAAGAG gaaaacaatgaaaagatgATAGCTGAATTTACAGATAGAGCTGGAGTGTCTAATTTGACCAGTGTTGAGGAGCTAGATGAGAATGAACAGCTTGAG agCACAACAGAAGCAGAACAAGAAAGTTCCCAACTGATCTGA
- the LOC101867771 gene encoding DPY30 domain-containing protein 1 isoform X2: MLQKVKEEELVIQQKLGQHQVQLEQERKELELQYEEDKMPLQQEDQEENNEKMIAEFTDRAGVSNLTSVEELDENEQLESTTEAEQESSQLI, translated from the exons ATGTTACAAAAAGTGAAGGAAGAAGAACTAGTGATCCAGCAGAAACTTGGACAACATCAG GTTCAGCTGGAACAAGAGCGCAAGGAGTTGGAGCTGCAGTATGAAGAAGACAAAATGCCATTGCAGCAGGAAGATCAAGAG gaaaacaatgaaaagatgATAGCTGAATTTACAGATAGAGCTGGAGTGTCTAATTTGACCAGTGTTGAGGAGCTAGATGAGAATGAACAGCTTGAG agCACAACAGAAGCAGAACAAGAAAGTTCCCAACTGATCTGA